A genomic stretch from Gopherus flavomarginatus isolate rGopFla2 chromosome 3, rGopFla2.mat.asm, whole genome shotgun sequence includes:
- the ZBTB5 gene encoding zinc finger and BTB domain-containing protein 5 encodes MDFPGHFEQIFQQLNYQRLHGQLCDCVIVVGNRHFKAHRSVLAACSTHFRALFTVAEGDQTMNMIQLDSEVVTAEAFAALIDMMYTSTLMLGESNVMDVLLAASHLHLNSVVKACKHYLTTRTLPMSPPSDRVQEQNARMQRSFMLQQLGLSIVSSALNSTQSTEEQQNTMSSSMRSNIEQRTTFPIRRLHKRKQSSEDRARQRIRPTIDESIISDVAPESGQSVVHSREEFFSPDSLKIVDNSKADVVTDNPEDNTIMFDQSFGAQEDAQVPSQSDNSGGNISQMSMASQATQVETSFDQEATSEKNNFQCENPEISLNEKEHMRVVVKSEPLSSPEPQDEVSDVTSQAEGSESVEVEGGVVSAEKIELSPESSDRSFSDPQSSTDRVGDIHILEVSNNLEHKSTFSISNFLNKSRGGNFGANQSDDNIPNTTSDCRMDGDASYLMSPESGPTNGHSSATVSHVENPFNEPTDSHFVRPMQDVMGLPCVQTSGYRAAEQFGMDFPRSGLGLHSLSRAMMGSPRGGASNFPGYRRIAPKMPVVTSVRSSQMQDSTPNSQLIMNGTSSSFENGHPSQPGPPQLTRASADVLSKCKKALSEHNVLVVEGARKYACKICCKTFLTLTDCKKHIRVHTGEKPYACLKCGKRFSQSSHLYKHSKTTCLRWQSSNLPSTLL; translated from the coding sequence ATGGATTTTCCAGGACATTTTGAGCAAATCTTTCAGCAGCTAAACTACCAGCGTCTTCATGGTCAACTTTGTGACTGTGTCATTGTGGTGGGGAACAGGCATTTCAAAGCCCATCGCTCTGTTTTGGCAGCATGCAGCACACATTTTCGAGCTCTCTTTACTGTAGCAGAGGGAGACCAGACCATGAACATGATCCAGCTGGACAGTGAGGTAGTGACAGCTGAGGCCTTTGCTGCTCTGATTGACATGATGTACACTTCCACACTCATGCTTGGAGAGAGCAATGTTATGGATGTCTTGCTGGCAGCTTCTCACTTACATCTGAACTCTGTTGTTAAAGCATGTAAACACTACCTTACTACGAGGACGCTGCCAATGTCACCACCTAGCGATAGAGTTCAAGAACAAAATGCACGTATGCAAAGATCTTTCATGCTTCAGCAGCTTGGACTGAGTATAGTGAGCTCTGCATTAAATTCCACCCAGAGCACAGAGGAACAACAAAATACTATGAGCTCATCAATGAGAAGTAACATAGAACAACGCACTACTTTTCCTATTCGGCGTCTCCACAAACGGAAACAGTCTTCTGAAGACCGGGCCAGACAGCGAATCAGGCCTACCATAGACGAGTCCATCATTTCAGATGTTGCCCCAGAGAGCGGGCAGTCGGTAGTTCATTCACGGGaagaatttttttcaccagattcACTGAAGATTGTGGACAATTCTAAAGCTGATGTTGTGACTGATAATCCAGAGGATAACACCATTATGTTTGATCAGTCTTTTGGTGCCCAAGAAGATGCCCAAGTGCCCAGTCAGTCTGACAACAGTGGAGGAAACATTTCGCAAATGTCCATGGCATCTCAAGCAACACAAGTGGAAACTAGCTTTGACCAAGAAGCTACTTCTGAGAAAAACAACTTTCAGTGTGAAAATCCAGAGATCAGTCTAAATGAAAAAGAACACATGAGGGTGGTGGTTAAATCCGAGCCCTTGAGTTCTCCAGAGCCTCAAGATGAAGTGAGTGATGTCACTTCCCAAGCAGAAGGCAGTGAGTCTGTTGAAGTGGAAGGAGGAGTAGTCAGTGCAGAAAAGATAGAACTGAGTCCGGAAAGTAGCGATCGCAGCTTTTCTGACCCACAATCTAGTACTGATAGGGTTGGTGACATCCATATTTTGGAGGTGTCAAATAACCTGGAACACAAGTCTACGTTCAGTATCTCAAATTTTCTGAATAAGAGCCGAGGTGGCAATTTTGGTGCTAATCAAAGTGATGACAACATTCCAAATACAACCAGTGACTGCAGAATGGATGGAGATGCCTCTTATTTAATGAGTCCAGAGTCTGGGCCTACTAATGGCCATTCCTCTGCTACTGTCTCTCATGTGGAGAATCCATTTAATGAACCTACAGACTCCCACTTTGTTAGACCTATGCAGGATGTAATGGGTCTTCCATGTGTACAGACTTCTGGATACCGGGCAGCAGAACAGTTTGGGATGGACTTTCCAAGGTCTGGCTTGGGACTACACTCTTTATCAAGGGCAATGATGGGCTCTCCAAGAGGTGGAGCCAGTAACTTTCCTGGCTACCGTCGCATAGCCCCCAAAATGCCTGTTGTGACCTCTGTTAGGAGCTCCCAAATGCAAGATAGTACACCTAATTCCCAGCTGATAATGAATGGGACCAGttcctcttttgaaaatgggcatCCTTCCCAGCCTGGTCCACCACAGTTGACCAGGGCATCTGCTGATGTTCTTTCAAAATGTAAGAAGGCCTTATCTGAGCACAATGTTTTGGTTGTAGAAGGTGCTCGCAAATATGCCTGTAAAATCTGCTGCAAGACTTTCTTGACCTTAACAGACTGTAAGAAGCACATCCGTGTGCACACAGGAGAAAAGCCTTACGCCTGTTTAAAGTGTGGCAAACGATTCAGCCAGTCCAGCCATTTGTATAAACATTCCAAAACTACCTGCCTGCGGTGGCAGAGCAGCAACCTACCCAGCACTTTGCTTTAA